A genomic region of Mesorhizobium sp. NZP2077 contains the following coding sequences:
- a CDS encoding DUF2177 family protein, with the protein MKTHSIAYLTTAVVFLCIDAVWLTVMSSRLYKPLLGPILLDNFNVKAAALFYVIYIAGAVYFAVQPAFQTGTWTTAAVNGAVFGFCAYATYDLTNQATLKYWPVAVTVADICWGTVLTAIAATTGFLVSSALSRTA; encoded by the coding sequence ATCAAAACCCACAGCATCGCCTATCTGACGACGGCGGTCGTGTTCCTGTGCATCGATGCTGTCTGGCTGACGGTGATGAGCAGCCGGCTTTACAAGCCGCTGCTGGGGCCGATCCTGCTCGACAATTTCAACGTCAAGGCGGCAGCGCTTTTCTACGTCATTTACATCGCCGGCGCAGTCTATTTCGCGGTTCAGCCCGCCTTCCAGACCGGCACGTGGACGACCGCTGCGGTGAACGGCGCTGTGTTCGGCTTCTGCGCCTACGCCACCTATGACCTGACCAACCAGGCGACACTGAAGTATTGGCCCGTCGCGGTCACTGTCGCGGACATCTGCTGGGGCACAGTGCTCACCGCAATCGCGGCTACGACCGGCTTTCTCGTTTCCAGTGCGCTATCGCGAACCGCGTAG
- a CDS encoding cyclopropane-fatty-acyl-phospholipid synthase family protein, which yields MSLIASAIRTVERSPFPDPVTRTGIDFLVGRTRRNLLENPAMHEQAFVHAMADHPIAEHTQAANEQHYELPPAFFGLVLGPRRKYSSCLYRRGDESLAQAELLALEETVAHADLADGQDILELGCGWGSLTLFMAERFPAARITAVSNSVPQRAYIEAQAREKGFANIRVITADMNSFHPNGMFDRIVSVEMFEHMSNWQKLLERVHSWLTREGRLFIHVFTHKSRSYRFDHCDKSDWIAQHFFTGGIMPSHDLIRHFPALFDVEQEWRWNGRNYQRTADQWLVNMDANLPEIDRILAEVYGKEALIWRRRWRLFFLATAGLFGHKNGEEWGVSHYRLRAAA from the coding sequence ATGAGCCTCATCGCATCCGCCATACGCACCGTCGAACGCAGCCCGTTTCCCGATCCCGTGACGCGAACGGGAATCGACTTCCTGGTCGGACGCACCCGCCGAAATCTGCTCGAAAACCCGGCCATGCATGAGCAGGCCTTCGTTCACGCGATGGCCGATCATCCGATTGCCGAGCACACGCAAGCCGCCAACGAGCAGCACTACGAATTGCCGCCGGCTTTCTTTGGGCTGGTGCTCGGGCCGCGACGCAAATACTCCTCCTGCCTCTATCGACGTGGCGACGAAAGCCTGGCGCAGGCCGAGCTGCTTGCGCTGGAGGAAACCGTTGCTCACGCCGATCTCGCGGATGGCCAGGACATCCTCGAACTCGGCTGCGGCTGGGGTTCGCTGACGCTGTTCATGGCGGAGCGTTTTCCCGCCGCCAGGATTACCGCGGTCTCCAACTCGGTGCCTCAAAGGGCGTATATCGAAGCGCAGGCTCGGGAGAAGGGCTTCGCCAACATCCGCGTCATCACGGCCGACATGAACAGTTTTCATCCCAACGGCATGTTCGATCGCATCGTCTCGGTCGAGATGTTCGAGCATATGTCGAACTGGCAAAAGCTGCTCGAACGCGTGCACTCCTGGCTGACGCGGGAGGGGCGGCTTTTCATCCATGTCTTCACCCACAAGAGCCGGTCTTATCGTTTCGACCATTGCGACAAATCCGACTGGATTGCGCAGCACTTCTTCACCGGCGGCATCATGCCGAGCCACGATCTGATCCGGCATTTCCCGGCCCTGTTCGACGTCGAGCAGGAATGGCGATGGAATGGCCGCAACTACCAGCGCACCGCAGACCAGTGGCTCGTCAACATGGACGCCAACCTGCCCGAGATCGACCGCATTCTCGCCGAGGTCTACGGCAAGGAGGCCTTGATCTGGCGTCGGCGCTGGCGTCTGTTTTTCCTCGCCACAGCAGGGCTGTTCGGACACAAGAATGGCGAGGAATGGGGCGTCAGCCACTATCGCCTGCGCGCGGCCGCATGA
- a CDS encoding ABC transporter permease yields the protein MTELTLPLRGLTSRPLRTLLTVLGIALAVAGFVALTGLTAGVQRSFASGIDENGADLVVSQRAAFNLVSSTVPRSLGSGLSAVPNVEAVSGVLLNITTADDAANIVMAGWPSDSFLWNDMHLLSGRIPAPGDQWPVILGESIATALGKRVGDTVELQFQPYQIVGIASFSSVLNQNSAIVPLEGLQQLLSREDVFTLYEVRLKRPLEKSDIAVARTRLIAAAPGFEVGDTEQFANSIRVFDLLRAIAQTISLVVMAMASVAVANTLLMAVNERTFEIGVLAALGWSPRRILRLILIEGVIMSAAGGVIGIILGALTMEMAAKTKFAAGLIVPYLSGWSIAQALLFVFVAGPLGALYPAWRATRLLPAEALRRI from the coding sequence ATGACAGAGCTGACCCTTCCCTTGCGCGGTCTCACTTCGCGCCCGCTTCGCACCCTCCTCACGGTTCTCGGCATCGCGCTGGCGGTGGCGGGGTTTGTGGCGCTTACCGGCCTGACCGCCGGCGTCCAGCGCTCGTTCGCTTCGGGAATCGACGAGAACGGCGCAGACCTGGTGGTAAGCCAGCGTGCCGCATTCAACCTGGTGAGCAGCACCGTGCCCAGGTCGCTGGGCTCCGGGCTTTCCGCGGTGCCAAACGTCGAGGCGGTTTCGGGCGTTCTCCTGAACATCACCACCGCTGACGACGCTGCGAACATTGTCATGGCCGGCTGGCCGAGCGACAGCTTCCTTTGGAACGACATGCACCTCTTGTCGGGGCGAATCCCTGCACCGGGGGACCAGTGGCCCGTGATCCTTGGCGAGTCGATCGCCACCGCATTGGGCAAGCGGGTGGGTGATACGGTCGAGCTGCAGTTCCAGCCCTACCAGATTGTCGGCATCGCGTCGTTCTCGTCCGTGCTGAACCAGAACAGCGCGATCGTTCCGCTCGAAGGGCTGCAGCAACTCCTGTCGCGGGAAGACGTGTTTACCTTGTACGAGGTGAGGTTGAAGCGCCCGCTCGAGAAGAGCGACATCGCCGTTGCCCGAACCCGGCTGATCGCGGCGGCACCAGGATTCGAGGTCGGCGACACCGAGCAGTTTGCCAACAGCATCCGCGTGTTCGATCTGCTTCGGGCGATTGCCCAGACAATTTCACTGGTTGTCATGGCGATGGCCTCGGTCGCCGTCGCCAATACGCTTCTGATGGCGGTGAACGAACGGACGTTCGAGATTGGCGTTCTCGCTGCACTTGGCTGGTCGCCGCGGCGGATACTTCGGCTCATTCTCATCGAAGGCGTGATCATGAGCGCGGCCGGCGGGGTCATCGGGATCATTCTCGGCGCCCTTACGATGGAAATGGCGGCGAAGACGAAGTTCGCGGCCGGTCTGATCGTGCCTTATTTGTCAGGCTGGTCGATCGCGCAGGCGCTGCTCTTTGTCTTCGTCGCTGGCCCCCTTGGCGCGCTCTACCCAGCCTGGCGCGCCACGCGCCTTCTCCCCGCCGAGGCGCTCCGCCGGATCTGA
- a CDS encoding DUF1295 domain-containing protein, translated as MTFATLFIGVGICLSLVMSIAWAIAIRSGKSGWVDAIWSFAVGVAGIAIALVPLPGWQQTTTRPVIVALLAAIWSIRLGLHIVVRTLHGGDDPRYAQLRSEWGKDFPRRLFWFLQIQAGAAFLLSLSIFAAARNPVPQLQIGDWLGIAILVIAILGEGLADRQLARFRDNPANKGKVCDAGLWGLSRHPNYFFEWFGWLAYVAIALDFTGAYAWGWVAASGPLFMYWLLVHVSGIPPLETHMLKSRGEKFRAYQARVNAFWPGPPRHTPAQTSKGRAS; from the coding sequence GTGACGTTTGCAACATTGTTTATTGGTGTCGGCATTTGCCTGTCGCTTGTGATGTCGATCGCATGGGCAATTGCCATTCGGAGTGGCAAGTCCGGCTGGGTCGATGCGATCTGGTCGTTTGCCGTGGGTGTCGCCGGCATCGCCATCGCGCTGGTTCCACTGCCCGGGTGGCAGCAAACGACGACAAGGCCGGTCATCGTCGCCCTGCTCGCGGCGATCTGGTCGATCAGGCTTGGCCTGCATATCGTCGTCAGGACGCTGCACGGTGGCGACGATCCGCGCTACGCGCAACTACGCAGCGAATGGGGCAAGGATTTTCCGCGCCGGCTGTTTTGGTTTCTGCAAATTCAGGCCGGCGCTGCCTTCCTGCTTTCACTTTCCATTTTCGCGGCAGCCCGCAATCCGGTCCCACAACTGCAAATCGGCGACTGGCTGGGCATTGCCATTCTGGTGATCGCCATCCTTGGCGAGGGCCTGGCCGACCGCCAGCTTGCCCGGTTTCGCGACAACCCGGCCAACAAGGGAAAAGTCTGCGACGCCGGGCTCTGGGGGCTTTCACGCCATCCCAACTACTTCTTCGAGTGGTTCGGCTGGCTGGCCTATGTGGCGATCGCGCTGGATTTTACCGGCGCCTACGCCTGGGGTTGGGTCGCCGCGTCCGGCCCGCTCTTCATGTACTGGCTTCTGGTTCATGTCTCCGGCATTCCGCCACTCGAAACGCACATGCTGAAATCGCGTGGCGAAAAGTTCCGTGCCTACCAGGCACGCGTCAATGCGTTCTGGCCGGGGCCACCCCGCCATACCCCTGCACAGACTTCGAAAGGTCGGGCATCATGA
- a CDS encoding class I SAM-dependent methyltransferase, whose product MTDMNIRHLEPELLDGLAADDPSAIASRRDLVRINALMFQARFMASLMRANLQTPPLRILELGAGDGKFMLGVARLMARHWPDVEIVMVDRIGLIGKDVCNAFAEFGWRARPVTADIFDWTSDRPFDLVCANLILHHFDDTRLKELFVRIMTMAPLLVATEPLRAKGPLVATRFLRVIGACAVTLNDATQSVRSGFRGTELSQLWQASGGTPVIEARRGLFTQGFVGARVPGASMPGAR is encoded by the coding sequence ATGACCGACATGAATATCCGGCATCTGGAGCCAGAGCTGCTCGACGGCCTCGCGGCCGATGATCCCAGTGCGATCGCATCCCGACGTGACCTCGTTCGCATCAATGCGCTGATGTTCCAGGCCAGGTTCATGGCATCGCTCATGCGAGCCAATTTGCAAACGCCGCCGCTGCGCATCCTCGAACTGGGCGCCGGTGACGGAAAATTCATGCTGGGAGTGGCGCGGCTGATGGCGCGGCATTGGCCCGATGTGGAGATCGTCATGGTCGACAGGATCGGCCTGATCGGCAAGGATGTGTGCAACGCTTTCGCTGAATTTGGTTGGCGGGCGCGGCCTGTAACCGCCGATATATTCGACTGGACATCGGACAGGCCCTTCGATCTCGTTTGTGCCAACCTCATCCTCCATCACTTCGACGACACGCGCCTCAAGGAGCTGTTTGTCCGGATCATGACGATGGCCCCGCTGCTTGTCGCGACCGAGCCGCTCCGGGCCAAGGGGCCACTTGTGGCGACACGATTCCTGCGAGTGATCGGCGCCTGCGCGGTTACACTGAACGACGCGACGCAAAGTGTCCGATCCGGTTTTCGTGGCACCGAACTTTCACAATTGTGGCAAGCGTCGGGTGGAACGCCGGTGATCGAGGCTCGCAGAGGCCTGTTCACTCAAGGTTTTGTCGGTGCCCGTGTGCCCGGCGCAAGCATGCCCGGCGCCAGATGA
- a CDS encoding ABC transporter ATP-binding protein: MSPTSGKAGYDASLVLMSLLVELSNVGRDFDGGRIVAVDGVSLAIEDDETVAIVGRSGSGKSTILNLVCGLDRPTRGEVRFEGRAVNGRAAWAAVRASKIGIVFQNFSLLQSLSACENIEVALLGNLGGARQRRHRALELLAHFGLAERATLRPAELSGGERQRLAIARALANRPKLLVADEPTGSLDVQTSQSVMSIIGNVHREFGTAVIVVTHDEDVAALCARRVEISDGRIRSDSRSAAMPTPTPASRIR, translated from the coding sequence TTGTCGCCGACCTCAGGAAAGGCCGGGTATGACGCCTCGCTCGTGCTCATGTCCCTCCTCGTAGAATTGAGCAATGTCGGCCGCGACTTCGACGGCGGCCGCATTGTCGCCGTCGACGGTGTGTCGCTCGCGATCGAGGATGACGAGACCGTCGCCATTGTCGGCCGCAGCGGGAGCGGCAAGTCCACGATCCTGAACCTGGTCTGTGGGCTCGACCGGCCGACGCGCGGCGAAGTTCGGTTCGAGGGAAGGGCCGTCAACGGGAGGGCCGCATGGGCAGCCGTCCGGGCCAGCAAGATCGGGATCGTTTTCCAGAACTTCTCCCTGCTCCAGTCCTTGTCGGCGTGCGAGAACATCGAGGTGGCTTTGCTGGGAAACCTCGGCGGAGCGCGGCAGCGTCGCCATCGCGCGCTCGAACTTCTGGCACATTTCGGTCTTGCCGAACGCGCCACGCTGCGGCCGGCCGAGCTTTCGGGCGGCGAACGCCAGCGGCTTGCAATTGCGCGGGCGCTTGCCAACCGTCCGAAGCTTCTCGTTGCGGACGAGCCGACAGGAAGCCTCGACGTGCAGACGAGCCAGTCCGTGATGAGCATTATCGGCAACGTGCATCGCGAGTTCGGTACCGCGGTGATCGTGGTGACCCATGACGAGGACGTGGCCGCGCTATGCGCTCGGCGCGTCGAGATCTCCGACGGCCGCATCCGTTCGGACAGCCGGTCGGCGGCGATGCCGACGCCCACACCGGCGTCACGGATCCGCTAA
- a CDS encoding DUF2147 domain-containing protein: MMNPLAVAAGLFFFVSFSGSALAASAPDPSGTWNRGDGNAKVRIAPCGSNICATNVWIKDTSGGEAVGDKLVMTLQPKSADTLTGKAFDAKRALTYAIQLKVAGQKLVTRGCLVGGLVCKSVNWSRAR, encoded by the coding sequence ATGATGAACCCACTGGCAGTGGCGGCAGGCCTTTTCTTTTTTGTCTCGTTCAGCGGATCGGCGTTGGCGGCATCGGCGCCTGATCCCAGTGGCACATGGAACCGCGGCGACGGCAATGCAAAGGTCCGGATCGCGCCATGCGGTTCGAACATCTGCGCCACCAATGTATGGATCAAGGACACCAGCGGCGGTGAAGCCGTTGGCGACAAGCTTGTCATGACGCTGCAGCCGAAGTCCGCCGACACGCTGACCGGCAAGGCCTTCGATGCAAAGCGGGCGCTGACCTATGCGATCCAGCTCAAGGTGGCCGGGCAGAAACTGGTGACACGAGGCTGCCTCGTTGGCGGCCTGGTTTGCAAGTCGGTCAACTGGTCCCGCGCCCGCTGA
- a CDS encoding sulfotransferase, with the protein MKALHENISLAARRLAPYLPYPHFMCVAPLDAVLRVLWRSQGQIPPAYWPRLVLLLLLSLINTVASLPERLIVAAWLRLRPPRMGRDNAPVFVLGYFRSGTTFLQNLLAADPDLRSPSWPQVLAPQAFVPGWFLLRYLFVPSLPLTRLGAVVPVGAELPGEDDFALNNLGGMSVLAGRAILPRRQAFFNRFHDLDALSKAELGRWRSHQLGFVQKLALVAGGRRLVLKSPSHTARVRYLQELFPGAKFVHISRSPEVVFRSNLLLVRELQRAFALQPPLPEDEQEEIIAHEYLATEMHYLADRARIPAGDLAEVRLQDLTADPMGEMRRIYRELGLPFSRDFEARMSQVAATFGKQARSRHTDLTEGQKARVARLEPLATAFGHAPLQPPETLDVDSQQRIG; encoded by the coding sequence ATGAAGGCCTTGCACGAAAACATCTCGCTCGCGGCCCGTCGGTTGGCGCCCTATTTGCCGTATCCGCACTTCATGTGCGTGGCGCCTCTCGACGCCGTGCTGCGGGTCCTGTGGCGCTCGCAAGGCCAGATCCCTCCCGCCTACTGGCCCCGTCTGGTGCTGCTGCTGCTGCTTTCACTGATCAACACCGTCGCCTCCCTGCCGGAGCGCCTGATCGTTGCGGCATGGCTGCGGCTGCGGCCTCCCCGGATGGGGCGGGACAATGCCCCTGTGTTCGTCCTAGGCTACTTCCGGTCCGGCACGACGTTCTTGCAGAACCTGCTGGCAGCCGACCCAGACCTGAGATCGCCGAGCTGGCCGCAGGTCCTGGCGCCTCAGGCATTCGTCCCTGGCTGGTTTCTCCTGCGCTACCTTTTCGTGCCCTCGCTGCCGTTGACACGGCTCGGCGCAGTGGTGCCGGTGGGCGCCGAGCTGCCGGGGGAGGACGACTTTGCGTTGAACAATCTGGGCGGGATGTCCGTCCTGGCGGGGCGCGCCATACTTCCCCGCCGGCAAGCCTTCTTCAATCGATTTCACGATCTCGACGCGCTTTCGAAGGCGGAGTTGGGCCGCTGGCGCTCACATCAGCTGGGTTTCGTCCAGAAGCTTGCTCTCGTTGCGGGCGGGCGGCGACTTGTGCTCAAGTCGCCGAGCCATACGGCGCGCGTCCGCTACCTCCAGGAACTTTTTCCGGGGGCCAAGTTTGTCCACATCTCGCGGTCGCCGGAAGTCGTGTTCCGGTCCAACCTGCTTCTGGTGCGCGAATTGCAACGTGCATTCGCGCTGCAGCCGCCGCTGCCCGAGGACGAGCAGGAGGAGATCATCGCTCACGAATATCTCGCGACAGAGATGCACTATCTGGCCGACAGAGCCCGGATTCCAGCTGGCGACCTCGCGGAAGTGCGGCTGCAGGATCTCACCGCCGACCCCATGGGCGAGATGAGGCGGATCTACCGTGAACTGGGCCTGCCATTTTCGCGCGACTTCGAGGCGCGAATGTCGCAGGTCGCCGCGACGTTCGGCAAGCAGGCGCGCAGCCGCCATACCGACTTGACGGAAGGGCAGAAAGCGAGGGTCGCTCGCCTCGAGCCGCTGGCCACCGCGTTTGGACATGCGCCTCTACAGCCTCCCGAGACGCTCGATGTTGACAGCCAACAGCGCATTGGATGA
- a CDS encoding type III polyketide synthase: MSPQAYLNRIATSVPQHDVHEFYLRYGALLLEDNAPRLTLFERMVALAGIEHRYSCFAPADDPRGGAIDRDGTSVRGSFASTATRMEMYEAAAPELAQQAVDKLLADEDRSLITHLIVTSCTGFSAPGIDLELVQRCGLPNSVERTIVGFMGCYAAINALKLSRHIVRSDPKARVLIVNIELCTLHFREATELEKLISFCLWGDGCAAALVTAEPHGILLESFHAIVTAERKELMSWHIRDDGFDMVLSGQVPGAVRETLRNEHAAILGGRPASEIDLWAVHPGGRSVLDAVERALKLEPSALAVSREVLRRYGNMSSATVMFVMAEMLKEPSGLVGCGMAFGPGLTTETMMFRTA; the protein is encoded by the coding sequence TTGTCCCCTCAAGCGTATCTGAACCGCATTGCCACGTCGGTTCCACAACACGACGTGCATGAGTTCTATCTCCGCTATGGAGCTTTGCTGCTTGAAGACAATGCCCCGCGCCTTACGCTCTTCGAGCGAATGGTCGCTCTCGCAGGCATCGAACATCGCTATTCCTGCTTTGCGCCTGCCGACGACCCGCGCGGCGGGGCAATCGACCGCGACGGCACCTCGGTCAGGGGCTCGTTCGCCAGCACCGCGACCCGCATGGAGATGTACGAAGCCGCGGCACCTGAGCTCGCGCAGCAGGCCGTCGACAAGCTTCTGGCCGACGAAGACCGCTCGCTCATCACGCATTTGATCGTGACGAGCTGCACGGGCTTTTCGGCGCCTGGCATCGACCTGGAGCTGGTGCAGCGATGCGGCCTGCCGAATTCGGTAGAGCGCACCATCGTCGGCTTCATGGGATGCTATGCCGCCATCAACGCCTTGAAGCTGTCACGCCATATCGTGCGCTCCGACCCGAAAGCCCGCGTGCTGATCGTCAACATCGAATTGTGCACGCTGCATTTCAGGGAAGCCACCGAACTTGAGAAGCTGATCTCGTTCTGCCTGTGGGGCGACGGGTGCGCGGCCGCGCTGGTAACGGCCGAACCGCACGGCATCCTGCTCGAAAGCTTCCACGCCATCGTCACGGCGGAGCGCAAGGAGCTGATGAGCTGGCACATCCGCGACGACGGTTTTGACATGGTGCTGTCCGGTCAGGTTCCCGGCGCGGTCCGCGAGACGCTGCGCAACGAGCATGCGGCCATCCTCGGCGGCAGGCCCGCAAGCGAGATCGATTTGTGGGCGGTGCATCCCGGCGGCCGCTCCGTGCTCGACGCTGTCGAGCGGGCACTCAAACTGGAGCCGAGCGCGCTCGCCGTATCGCGCGAAGTGCTCAGGCGATACGGCAACATGTCATCGGCAACCGTGATGTTCGTGATGGCCGAAATGCTGAAGGAGCCGTCAGGCTTGGTCGGCTGCGGCATGGCGTTCGGGCCGGGATTGACCACCGAGACCATGATGTTCCGGACTGCCTGA
- a CDS encoding DUF1365 domain-containing protein, with protein sequence MEQRVTTLEQNGPPPLAAGVLYPGEVMHARLKPFGHRFVYRVFSLLVDIDRLAELGRMTWLLGVNRPGLASFHESDHVGTSGETLRAFVDRLLLDAGLGEPAARVLLLAYPRIFGYVFNPISVYFCYDAAGALIALIYAVRNTFGGRHIYVSPVLAGELGPAGVRQTQAKVFHVSPFVGMDAHYYFRILPPGKTVRLRIHETENGEPLLSATFAGAARPLATPDLGACLIKFPFVTVKIVAGIHWEALKLWLKGARFHPSPKVEGRTQYGLTHETEPSAVRK encoded by the coding sequence ATGGAGCAACGCGTCACCACGTTGGAGCAAAATGGTCCGCCGCCGCTGGCGGCGGGCGTGCTGTATCCGGGTGAGGTCATGCATGCGCGGCTGAAGCCGTTCGGCCACCGCTTTGTCTATCGCGTGTTCTCGTTGCTTGTCGATATAGACAGGCTTGCCGAGCTCGGCCGCATGACATGGCTGCTGGGCGTCAATCGGCCCGGCCTGGCATCCTTCCATGAAAGCGACCACGTCGGCACATCAGGCGAAACGCTGCGGGCTTTCGTCGACAGGCTGCTCCTCGATGCCGGCCTTGGCGAACCGGCGGCGCGCGTGCTGCTGCTCGCCTATCCCCGCATCTTCGGCTACGTCTTCAATCCGATCTCGGTGTATTTCTGCTACGACGCCGCCGGCGCGCTGATCGCCTTGATCTATGCGGTGCGCAACACGTTCGGTGGCCGGCATATCTACGTGTCGCCGGTCCTGGCGGGCGAACTCGGCCCCGCAGGGGTGCGCCAGACGCAAGCCAAGGTCTTCCATGTCTCGCCCTTCGTCGGCATGGACGCTCACTATTATTTTCGTATTCTGCCGCCGGGCAAGACGGTCAGGCTGCGCATCCACGAGACGGAGAACGGCGAACCGCTGCTGTCGGCGACCTTTGCCGGCGCCGCACGCCCGCTTGCCACGCCGGACCTTGGCGCGTGCCTGATCAAGTTTCCCTTTGTGACGGTGAAGATCGTCGCTGGCATTCACTGGGAAGCTCTGAAGCTTTGGCTGAAAGGCGCGCGCTTCCATCCGAGCCCGAAGGTTGAAGGTCGTACCCAATACGGCTTGACCCACGAGACGGAGCCGAGCGCTGTTCGCAAGTAG
- a CDS encoding ABC transporter substrate-binding protein — protein MVESVRRAAVVLGHGGSTEGQLRAISAAFDGRGIAQAVLGTYWRRASADDRASVVDALLYAIAHRLADRLERTQDKTFTVLGTKALANGDILVRSEFRRPLHGPTSVDWRVRHCRGQLCIGDVLVDGGSVTVQQRDRVAQLLAGNGGSIPALVADLRKGRV, from the coding sequence TTGGTTGAGAGCGTGCGCCGGGCGGCGGTTGTGCTTGGGCATGGTGGATCCACCGAGGGGCAGCTCCGTGCGATCTCGGCGGCGTTCGACGGGAGGGGGATCGCGCAAGCCGTGCTCGGGACGTATTGGCGCCGGGCAAGTGCGGACGACCGCGCCTCGGTGGTTGATGCGCTGCTTTATGCAATCGCTCACAGGCTGGCCGACAGGCTGGAGCGGACGCAGGACAAGACTTTCACCGTGCTCGGCACAAAGGCGCTGGCTAACGGCGACATCCTGGTGCGCAGCGAATTCCGCCGGCCGCTCCACGGCCCAACATCCGTGGACTGGCGTGTCCGCCACTGCCGCGGACAACTCTGCATCGGCGATGTCCTTGTCGACGGCGGCTCGGTGACGGTGCAGCAGCGGGACCGCGTCGCCCAGCTACTCGCCGGCAATGGCGGCTCGATCCCGGCACTTGTCGCCGACCTCAGGAAAGGCCGGGTATGA
- a CDS encoding FAD-dependent oxidoreductase translates to MNIVPIHRGGSNARKKIAIIGSGISGAAAAWALHPSAEIILYEASHRAGGHTATVDIDYDGTSISVDTGFIVYNELAYPDLTAMFSHLGVATHESDMGFSLSLDGGKLEWCGSTLRTIFAQKRNVFSPGFLWMLREILRFNKECIAERDSGTLGNVSIGDYLRTRGFSAGFRDNYLIPMAAAIWSTPRAKMLDYPAASFIGFFENHRLIDNDTRPMWRTVSGGSRNYLQKLLAPLGSALRLSSPVKTMVRDAFGITLWAGDDAPERFDNVIIAGHSDQALAMLGDASSVEESILSAIPYRPNRVVLHRDPRLMPKRRAAWAAWNYLRCSCDSEEPEVSVTYWMNRLQGIDAAKPLFVSLNPVVEPHPDLVFGEWTFDHPQYDARALSAQARLDDIQGVRGTHFAGAWTGHGFHEDGLRSGLDAAIALGAMVPWRRGEGALPGALLAAE, encoded by the coding sequence ATGAATATTGTGCCCATTCACCGTGGTGGCTCCAACGCCCGGAAGAAAATCGCCATCATCGGTTCGGGCATTTCCGGCGCCGCCGCCGCATGGGCCTTGCACCCGAGTGCCGAAATCATCCTTTATGAGGCTTCGCACCGCGCGGGCGGCCACACCGCCACGGTCGACATCGACTATGACGGCACATCGATTTCCGTCGACACCGGCTTCATCGTCTACAACGAGCTGGCCTACCCGGATCTCACCGCGATGTTTTCGCACCTTGGTGTGGCCACGCATGAGAGCGACATGGGCTTTTCGCTTTCGCTCGACGGCGGCAAACTCGAATGGTGCGGCTCGACGTTGCGCACCATATTCGCCCAGAAACGCAATGTCTTTTCGCCCGGCTTCCTGTGGATGCTGCGCGAAATCCTGCGCTTCAACAAGGAGTGTATCGCCGAGCGCGACAGCGGCACGCTGGGCAATGTCTCGATCGGGGATTATCTTCGCACCCGCGGTTTCTCCGCAGGCTTTCGCGATAATTATCTCATCCCGATGGCGGCGGCGATCTGGTCGACGCCACGCGCCAAAATGCTGGACTATCCGGCCGCAAGCTTCATCGGCTTCTTCGAGAACCATCGGCTGATCGACAATGATACACGGCCGATGTGGCGCACGGTGAGCGGTGGTTCGCGCAACTATCTGCAAAAACTCTTGGCGCCGCTCGGATCGGCGCTGCGCCTGTCGTCACCGGTCAAGACAATGGTGCGCGATGCATTCGGCATTACCTTGTGGGCTGGTGATGACGCGCCGGAGCGCTTCGACAATGTGATCATCGCTGGGCATAGCGACCAGGCACTGGCCATGCTCGGCGACGCATCCAGCGTCGAGGAATCGATCCTGTCGGCCATACCGTATCGTCCCAACCGGGTCGTGCTGCACAGGGACCCGCGCTTGATGCCGAAGCGGCGGGCCGCCTGGGCGGCGTGGAATTATCTGCGCTGTTCCTGTGACAGTGAAGAACCGGAGGTGTCGGTGACCTACTGGATGAACCGCCTGCAGGGGATCGACGCCGCAAAGCCGCTCTTCGTGTCGCTCAACCCGGTCGTCGAGCCGCACCCGGACCTGGTCTTCGGCGAATGGACGTTCGACCATCCGCAGTACGATGCGCGTGCCTTGTCCGCGCAAGCCCGTCTCGATGACATCCAAGGTGTGCGCGGCACCCATTTTGCCGGTGCGTGGACTGGGCACGGCTTTCATGAGGATGGCTTGCGCTCGGGCCTCGACGCGGCGATTGCCCTCGGCGCCATGGTGCCATGGCGGCGAGGCGAGGGGGCTTTGCCGGGGGCTCTCCTGGCGGCGGAATAG